The following are encoded in a window of Polynucleobacter sp. VK25 genomic DNA:
- a CDS encoding OsmC family protein has product MRKVVSQFGQGPLQQKLTAGDLHFLADAEISKGGSGTGPSPHEYLGAALAACTSMTLKMYAGRKEMKLENAMVTVDIERVDDVETFSREIQLMGHLSAEEKERLLEIANKCPIHKALAGQIQIKTQLVN; this is encoded by the coding sequence ATGAGAAAAGTAGTCTCCCAGTTTGGCCAAGGCCCACTTCAGCAGAAATTGACCGCAGGTGATTTACATTTTCTGGCTGATGCAGAAATTTCTAAAGGGGGTTCCGGAACTGGTCCGAGTCCTCACGAGTATCTTGGCGCTGCTTTGGCGGCTTGTACCTCAATGACTTTAAAGATGTACGCAGGCCGCAAAGAAATGAAACTAGAAAATGCAATGGTGACGGTGGATATTGAGAGAGTTGATGATGTTGAAACATTCTCTCGTGAGATTCAATTGATGGGTCATTTGAGTGCAGAAGAAAAAGAGCGCCTGCTAGAGATAGCAAACAAATGCCCAATACATAAAGCATTGGCTGGCCAGATCCAAATAAAAACCCAGCTGGTAAATTAA
- a CDS encoding rhodanese-like domain-containing protein, translating to MKLKIGHQELIQNAMAEIETLPLEKAGELLVDSNVVFVDIRDVRELEREGMIPNALHAPRGMLEFWVDPDSPYYKPIFGEGKKLVLYCASAWRSALATQTLQRMGVPNICHLEGGFSAWKKAQLPTAEKAGKSHSG from the coding sequence GTGAAATTAAAGATTGGGCATCAAGAGCTCATCCAGAATGCGATGGCTGAAATTGAGACGCTACCCTTAGAAAAGGCAGGGGAATTATTGGTCGACTCAAATGTAGTCTTTGTGGATATTCGTGACGTGCGTGAATTAGAGCGAGAAGGCATGATTCCAAACGCGCTGCATGCCCCAAGGGGAATGCTGGAATTTTGGGTTGATCCCGATAGCCCGTATTACAAACCCATATTTGGTGAAGGAAAGAAGCTAGTTTTGTACTGTGCCTCAGCTTGGCGTTCAGCCTTGGCCACGCAAACACTTCAGAGAATGGGTGTGCCCAATATTTGTCACTTAGAAGGTGGCTTTAGCGCCTGGAAGAAAGCGCAGTTGCCTACTGCAGAAAAAGCAGGGAAATCCCATTCCGGTTAA
- a CDS encoding putative Na+/H+ antiporter — protein MNFTPTELVASVIFAIAVLHTFCAGYFESLAKKSPRHAGLWHLLGEVEIVFGFWAAVLVIFISFYDDLSSAKDFLNGRNYTEPLFVFAIMIVAGTKPVLYFSTQILHVLANVLQNVFRIRSAPALYFLTLGATPLLGSLITEPAAMTLAAFLLRDLVYRHQCSKALLFGTLGVLFVNISIGGTLTNFAAPPVLMVASTWGWSSAFMFSNFGVESCIAIFINALAATLLFHRQLIEPNDNKKEVKIPLAVILMHLLFLFGVVFFAHDPIIFMWILLFFIGYTTAYPKHQSPLILKEALLVGFFLGGLVVLGALQGWWLQPILEMMSPTVVFYGSLVLTAFTDNAALTYLGSLVTGTSPEFKLALVGGAVAGGGLTVIANAPNPAGIAILRGHFPGHTVSALYLLVAAIPPTIVAILAYRLL, from the coding sequence ATGAACTTTACCCCCACAGAGCTTGTCGCAAGCGTTATTTTTGCAATCGCTGTTTTGCACACCTTTTGCGCAGGATATTTTGAATCTCTCGCCAAAAAGTCACCACGACATGCTGGCTTATGGCATCTTCTTGGCGAAGTGGAAATTGTTTTTGGCTTTTGGGCGGCCGTCCTAGTTATTTTTATTTCTTTTTACGATGACTTGAGCTCTGCCAAAGACTTTTTAAATGGACGCAATTACACGGAACCACTCTTTGTCTTCGCCATCATGATTGTGGCTGGTACAAAGCCTGTTCTTTATTTTTCTACCCAAATTTTGCATGTACTCGCCAATGTTCTGCAAAATGTATTCCGCATCCGAAGCGCCCCCGCCTTATATTTTTTAACCCTCGGGGCCACGCCACTGTTAGGCTCTTTAATTACCGAGCCTGCAGCGATGACCCTGGCTGCTTTTTTATTGCGCGATCTTGTCTATCGTCATCAATGCTCTAAAGCGTTATTGTTTGGAACACTCGGTGTTTTGTTTGTCAATATTTCAATCGGTGGCACGCTCACTAACTTTGCAGCTCCTCCTGTACTCATGGTGGCCTCCACCTGGGGATGGAGTTCAGCATTTATGTTTAGCAACTTTGGCGTAGAGTCTTGTATTGCGATTTTTATTAATGCTCTCGCAGCAACATTACTATTTCATCGTCAACTCATTGAGCCTAATGACAATAAAAAAGAGGTAAAGATTCCATTGGCAGTGATCTTGATGCATCTGCTGTTCCTGTTTGGAGTCGTTTTCTTCGCACATGATCCAATTATTTTTATGTGGATCCTGCTGTTCTTTATTGGTTACACCACGGCCTACCCCAAACATCAAAGTCCTCTGATTCTGAAAGAGGCGCTCTTGGTAGGATTCTTCTTGGGTGGCTTAGTCGTATTGGGCGCATTACAGGGCTGGTGGCTACAACCAATTCTCGAAATGATGAGTCCTACAGTAGTCTTTTATGGCAGCCTTGTTCTAACTGCCTTTACTGACAATGCCGCTCTTACTTATTTAGGGTCATTGGTAACTGGCACTTCTCCAGAATTCAAGCTAGCTTTAGTAGGTGGCGCGGTTGCGGGTGGTGGACTAACAGTGATCGCCAATGCGCCTAACCCTGCAGGTATTGCAATCTTACGCGGCCACTTTCCAGGGCATACGGTTTCAGCCCTATATTTACTCGTTGCCGCTATTCCACCCACTATTGTGGCAATTCTGGCTTATCGACTTCTCTAA